The genomic stretch CCATAGCCTGTGGGCATTGCAGAAAGCAAGCTGGAGGAGGGAAGGctgaaaaatgggttatttCTGAAATGGAGAGTTTTCTGGGTTACTCTGAAGGAGGGCTGTACAGCAGACCTCGTCCTGCTCTACCACCAGTGGAGGGTCCCCAGCTTCTCTGCCTGCTTAGGGGTGTTTACATTACCATGAGTGAGTTTGCCTAGTTTGATAtcaggcagaaggaaggaaggaagaaaggggaatgaaaggaaatgaagtGGGAAGTAAGATACCCTGAAAAGAGTATGCATTGTAGTGCTCTGAGGCACTGTGGGTCAGGCACTAACAAGCAAAAAGGTACCagagaaactgaagttttgTACTGCAGCAATTCTTGGTTCGAAATCCACGTACAGATGGATTTGAAGCTGAGGTTGCAGTTTGTTAAAGGGTGGATGCAGAGCTTTCACACTGGCTCTCGCACCGGAAGACTGCACGGTGAAATACTAGATTcaggaaaacagtaagaaaaccTGGGGGCAGATCTTCAACTCCTGTAGATCAGCCTTTCATCCAGAGACTGTTCTATCACATTACTGTGTGAAATAATTGTGATACGAAAAAAGTCTTCCTTGTCTGTGTGCAAAAAGCTCATGAACGAAGCTCCCatctcctttctgttttctgagaaGGTAagatttcatttaaagaaattatttcatagcTAAAACCATACAGGGAGTGGAAAATCTACAGTACCTCATTTGCTTTTCCTATCAGTTCTTGCTTTCTGTCACCTGTATGTGTGCAGAGAATACTACAGAGAATATCAGTTTGCAAACTGCTTGTAAAATTCACTTAAGCCTGTTGGAAAGACAGATTTCATTTTATCCTTTTTGTCTGCTGGTTCAGGATACATTTAAtcagaggaaatattttagCCTTAAATTCATGTCTGTCGTGCTGAAAGGGCACGTACTTCTCTATGTTTGTACACAGGTAATCACCAAAAAGTTATCTGGCTACATGTGTTGTTTTCTACCTGTCTACTAAATTAGAACTCAATGTGCATTTATGACTCCCCTTGAAGGGCTCTGGGGCtatgaaacaaaacacttctATTGTAGTaaagcctacaagaaatcttcATGTAGctctagaaaaacaaaaaagggctGTCCCCCTCTACCACCTTAATGTAGAAGTTCTGCATTTCACATCCCTCAGAGGATGCACTAGACCCTAAGTTTTGTAGCCTTTTGTGACCTCctacttattttcatttaagcAGGTAAGAAGAGCCCACCTGCTGAGGACAAAGTTGTGCTAACACATATGAAGATACTGAGCAATGAAGGAATTCAAAACCCAGGGTTAATCACAGAGGCTCCAGCTGAGACAGCCTGCACAGAAGAGTCCCATCTCCCTGGTGCCAGCCTCCCACCAGACTGCCAGGGAAATCATAATGCAGCAGCCGAACCAGCAGATCCAGACTACACAGATGCCCCGGCAAGCACAGACTACGTAGCCACGCTGCCTGACCTCAGTGCCTTCCAGTCCAAGTGCCGACTTCACAGATTCTCCAAATTCGAATCTGAGGACTCAGGGGTTGAATTGCCAAGTGGGGCTAATTCTCCATCAACACCAACTGGTTCAGAGAAGAGCTTTGTGCTTCACAGCAGAGACTCGTTTTGTGACTCGGGTGTGCTTAGCACATCTTCTTCAGAAATTGACCATTTGGTAATGAGAACATGTAAAGAGGATGCCGGAAAAGTCAGCCACCAAGATCCAGAGAGTGAAAAGCAAGCTGAGTACTACAGCCAGGAGGCAGATGCTGTGCAGGGTCCTACAGCTTCCCTTGAAGACTTAAGTGTCCCTCAGGAAGAAAATCCAGATGAACGTTTTGACCAGAGCGAAAGTCAGTCTCTGGAAAAGGAACCCGCCCCAGAGATGGACCCTCCCGGGGAAAGCACTCTTCACACCCCAGATCCCACAGAAGAGCCAAAGACAATTGCTGACAATTTCCCAGAGAACTTTGGCAGCATGCAAGATCTCCAGATCCATGGCCATCAGCTAAAGAAGTACCCCACAAGTGACAGTCTAGATGAATACATGGATAAATGCTGTAGACTGAGTGAGGTAAGAAACACCTAAACTGAATCTTAGAGCTAGGCCTGTCCAAATATCTCAGCCAAGGTTCAAGTCCTTTTGTTTGTCACAAACTAGGACATACGTGAGTTAGAAAATCTCCCCTGAAACTGTTGTAAGCAGCAGATTGTGGTAACTGatttttaa from Lathamus discolor isolate bLatDis1 chromosome 3, bLatDis1.hap1, whole genome shotgun sequence encodes the following:
- the LOC136010473 gene encoding uncharacterized protein LOC136010473, translated to MFSWHRSFTLGAPWRRGKKSPPAEDKVVLTHMKILSNEGIQNPGLITEAPAETACTEESHLPGASLPPDCQGNHNAAAEPADPDYTDAPASTDYVATLPDLSAFQSKCRLHRFSKFESEDSGVELPSGANSPSTPTGSEKSFVLHSRDSFCDSGVLSTSSSEIDHLVMRTCKEDAGKVSHQDPESEKQAEYYSQEADAVQGPTASLEDLSVPQEENPDERFDQSESQSLEKEPAPEMDPPGESTLHTPDPTEEPKTIADNFPENFGSMQDLQIHGHQLKKYPTSDSLDEYMDKCCRLSEVNQGNSKALGSGLGYLEHICQLIEKIGQLQEHNMRLQKQVCSLQKEQKISQIKEEYILQHCSCGAASVLNSHQNVKTSFAGRSRPHSLLVQTGNPSDLSIIPEIGANAEKLSSCNGGERYPESGNSQPMVGLRKLSNNRNNKENEYREAGGMTEVQAFPSKDPAVRKGLDISKNISSESHAWGRMKDLMRKTCLRNQNKLGLSSAALKRSCPQLYRPDIMSSEFRKTERNSMIVLGQNTKNENIWPF